Proteins encoded together in one Gallus gallus isolate bGalGal1 chromosome 18, bGalGal1.mat.broiler.GRCg7b, whole genome shotgun sequence window:
- the AATK gene encoding serine/threonine-protein kinase LMTK1 isoform X4 has translation MLACLCCKKGDIGFKEFENAEGDDYVTEFSAQGSPAPQHGPEVYVLPLTEVSLPMAKQPGRSVQLLKSADLGRQSLLYLKEIGHGWFGKVFLGEVNSGISSTQVVVKELKASASVQDQMQFLEEAQPYRALQHTNLLQCLAQCAEVTPYLLVMEFCPLGDLKGYLRSCRGADSMAPDPLTLQRMACEVACGVLHLHRNNYIHSDLALRNCLLTADLTVKIGDYGLSHCKYKTLHTWQDDYFVTADQLWVPLRWIAPELIDEVHGNLLVVDQTKASNVWSLGVTIWELFELGSQPYDHYSDRQVLAYAIKEQQLKLPKPQLKLSLAERWYEVMQFCWLQPEQRPTAEEVHLLLSYLCAKGATEAEEEFEKRWNSMKPNGSASGSHHGTELSSFPLLEQFSADGFPSDGDDILTVMETSHGLNFEYKWEHTKTEHFQAPLGSLSPSSAARYHELYYPAASAGHLSLGVSPSCYECKQPGCPSLPPPSMVPILGAHSPSLGSEYYIRIEGPAEGGAEMDYAMCSYSPEGERGSAPCWRAQGARDDSDSSPTASLSMEPLLGHAPAGEGSWECAEYYPYTGQEQHGYAPSPGPERFLLDEEHAEPSDKDWPVPGFQRSVFADPLGVSPSLNCAYSPQHYRQPPAQGESHPDCVALELGDDSPPGAPLPAAPQQQPWASNSSSNNNIGSGSPAAREPADSWCYRRMITFRGLMAKPLGTVPPRAQPQLGGSPPGIDFRRPRQEQPQPPGSSQCRSPSPRSQAWQSRDSSASGRSQAAALAGSPDAALEAGAQPCPQDARLAEGMERSSPPCSPVPHCTAGTGPREATLMAGTTVPNPAPTGEPGIDGAQSAPEGPEASVSAEAAAESSVCPTSDAERTPDKTFSSSSFPGGDDGSDEDTAELTSGIFTDFSGDYMERADMAPAFKSLQKQVGTPDSLESLDIPSTASSCEVFSPTAFTPAGQPKAVDSGYDTENNESPEFVLKEPHEPREPEAFGQMGKPPPGLPGVDGDSPAPETRLSASFSAELHGLSEKNPYRDSAYFSDYDTEAERGPKDEEDSDGSETPEVEKEGPQPHTQDMAQAPERGEDALHPPGAPGSPLAAPSTALAAKTLDVGVSVGDWQGAEAGGPTVQEHGTEHPAPGSSPCPDGDVLGGSVPSKTFSLSPVPDGEEPEPSKGTHEAESIPGLGEDVSGGEKTVPLVPGLGAAGLSPEGTRVGITPGGDAPGGPSTLPSGDGTPMGISLLPSTPERREEPEEEEEDTEDSDESDEELRCYNIQEQSEESEEEPAAIPIVVAESHSGRNLRSLLKMPSLLSEAFCEDLERKKKAVSFYDDVTIYLFDQESPTRELGEQSFPDAPEPSAQPPAQPPAGSSPTSPASPTERLSASDDSSDGNASEESGGFEWDDDFPLMPVKPSLMSSLTPAEPDPAVPTLAPAPKQVLPLQFSRFTVSPAPVSRFSITHVSDSDMDSVGGSSEDGDRE, from the exons ATGTTGGCCTGCCTGTGCTGCAAGAAGGGAGATATCGGCTTCAAG GAGTTTGAGAACGCCGAGGGGGACGACTACGTGACGGAGTTCTCGGCCCAGGGCTCGCCCGCCCCGCAGCATGGCCCCGAGGTGTACGTCCTGCCCCTCACCGAGGTCTCGCTGCCCATGGCCAAGCAGCCGGGGCGCTCAG TGCAGCTCCTCAAGTCTGCAGACCTTGGGAGGCAGAGTCTGCTGTACCTGAAGGAGATTGGGCATGGATGGTTTGGCAAG GTGTTCCTGGGGGAGGTGAACTCTGGCATCAGCAGCACGCAGGTGGTGGTGAAGGAGCTGAAGGCCAGCGCCAGTGTGCAGGACCAGATGCAGTTCTTGGAGGAAGCACAGCCCTACAG GGCCCTCCAGCACACCaacctgctgcagtgcctggccCAGTGCGCTGAGGTCACCCCCTACCTGCTGGTGATGGAGTTCTGCCCGCTG GGTGACCTGAAGGGATACCTGCGGAGCTGCCGGGGGGCTGACTCCATGGCCCCAGACCCGCTCACTCTGCAGAGGATGGCGTGCGAGGTGGCCTGCGGCGTGCTGCACCTGCACAGGAACAACTACATCCACAG TGACCTGGCCCTGCGGAACTGCCTACTCACCGCCGACCTGACTGTCAAGATTGGGGACTACGGGCTCTCGCACTGCAAGTACAAA ACCCTGCATACTTGGCAGGACGACTACTTTGTGACGGCCGACCAGCTGTGGGTGCCGCTGCGCTGGATTGCGCCTGAGCTCATCGACGAGGTGCACGGCAACCTGCTCGTCGTGGACCAGACCAAGGCCAGCAACGTCTG GTCACTGGGCGTCACCATCTGGGAGCTGTTTGAGCTGGGCAGCCAGCCCTACGACCACTACTCCGACCGGCAGGTGCTTGCCTACGCCatcaaggagcagcagctgaagctgcCCAAGCCCCAGCTGAAGCTGTCGCTGGCGGAGCGCTG GTATGAAGTGATGCagttctgctggctgcagcccgAGCAGCGCCCGACAGCCGAGGAGGTGCATCTGCTGCTCTCCTACCTCTGCGCCAAGGGTGCGACGGAGGCGGAGGAGGAGTTTGAGAAGCGCTGGAACTCCATGAAGCCCAACGGCAGCGCCAGCGGCAGCCACCACGGCACCgagctctcctccttccctctgctggagCAATTCTCAGCCGACGGCTTCCCCTCGGACGGGGACGACATCCTCACCGTGATGGAGACCAGCCACGGCCTCAACTTTGAGTACAAGTGGGAGCACACCAAGACTGAGCACTTCCAGGCACCGCTGGGCTCCCTCAGCCCGAGCAGCGCCGCCCGTTACCATGAACTCTATTACCCGGCGGCATCCGCGGGGCATCTGAGCCTGGGGGTCTCACCCTCCTGCTATGAGTGCAAGCAGCCGGGCTGCCCCAGCCTGCCGCCACCCAGCATGGTGCCCATCCTGGGCGCGCACAGCCCCTCGCTCGGCAGTGAGTACTACATCCGCATCGAGGGCCCGGCCGAGGGCGGCGCTGAGATGGACTACGCCATGTGCTCCTACAGCCCCGAGGGCGAGCGTGGCTCTGCGCcctgctggagagcacagggcGCGCGGGATGACTCGGACAGCAGCCCCACCGCGTCGCTGAGCATGGAGCCGCTGCTGGGCCACGCGCCAGCAGGTGAGGGCTCGTGGGAGTGCGCCGAGTACTACCCCTACACggggcaggagcagcacggCTACGCGCCGTCCCCCGGCCCCGAGCGGTTCCTGCTGGACGAGGAGCACGCTGAGCCCAGTGACAAGGACTGGCCCGTGCCCGGCTTCCAGCGCAGCGTCTTTGCCGACCCGCTGGGCGTCTCGCCTTCACTGAACTGCGCCTACAGCccccagcactacaggcagccGCCAGCACAGGGTGAATCCCATCCGGACTGCGTGGCGCTGGAGCTGGGTGACGACAGCCCCCCTGGGGctcccctcccagcagccccccagcagcagccctgggcctCCAACAGCTCCTCCAACAACAACATTGGCAGTGGCAGCCCGGCCGCCCGCGAGCCCGCCGACAGCTGGTGCTACCGCCGCATGATCACCTTCCGCGGGCTGATGGCCAAGCCGCTGGGCACCGTGCCGCCGCGCGCCCAGCCCCAGCTCGGGGGGTCCCCGCCGGGCATCGATTTCCGCCGCCCGcggcaggagcagccccagccccccGGCTCCTCCCAGTGCCGCTCGCCCTCCCCGCGGAGCCAGGCCTGGCAGAGCCGTGACTCATCAGCCTCCGGCCGCTCGCAGGCAGCAGCGCTGGCTGGCAGCCCTGACGCGGCCCTGGAAGCCGGAGCGCAGCCGTGCCCACAGGATGCCCGCCTGGCTGAGGGCATGGAGCGGagcagccctccctgcagccctgtgccccactGCACAGCTGGGACGGGCCCCAGGGAAGCCACCCTTATGGCCGGCACCACCGTGCCAAACCCTGCTCCCACCGGGGAGCCTGGCATAGACGGTGCCCAGTCTGCGCCGGAGGGCCCCGAGGCATCGGTGTCTGCAGAGGCGGCCGCCGAGAGCAGCGTGTGCCCCACCAGCGACGCAGAACGCACCCCGGACAAAaccttctccagcagcagcttccctgGTGGAGATGATGGCAGCGATGAGGACACGGCAGAGCTGACTTCGGGCATCTTCACTGACTTCTCCGGGGACTACATGGAGCGGGCGGACATGGCGCCAGCATTCAAGTCCTTGCAGAAGCAGGTGGGGACGCCGGACTCCCTGGAGTCGCTGGACATCCCCTCCACCGCCAGCTCCTGCGAGGTGTTCAGCCCCACCGCCTTCACGCCCGCCGGGCAGCCCAAGGCTGTGGACAGCGGCTATGACACAGAGAACAATGAGTCCCCTGAGTTTGTCCTCAAGGAGCCCCACGAGCCCCGCGAGCCCGAGGCCTTTGGCCAGATGGGGAAGCCACCCCCGGGGCTGCCGGGGGTGGATGGGGACAGCCCAGCCCCCGAAACGCGGCTCTCGGCATCGttcagtgctgagctgcacGGCCTCTCCGAGAAGAACCCCTACCGTGACTCTGCCTACTTCTCCGACTACGACACCGAGGCTGAGCGTGGCCCCAAGGACGAGGAGGACAGCGATGGCTCTGAGACCCCGGAGGTGGAGAAGGAGGGACCCCAGCCCCATACGCAGGACATGGCACAAGCTCCTGAGCGGGGGGAGGACGCACTGCACCCCCCGGGAGCACCTGGCAGTCCCCTGGCAGCCCCTAGCACAGCGCTGGCAGCCAAAACGTTGGACGTGGGGGTCTCTGTGGGGGactggcagggagcagaggctggTGGTCCCACAGTGCAGGAGCATGGCACTGAGCACCCAGCACCAGGCAGCTCCCCATGCCCCGATGGTGATGTGCTGGGGGGCTCTGTGCCAAGCAAGACTTTCTCCTTGTCCCCGGTGCCAGATGGTGAGGAGCCAGAGCCGAGCAAAGGGACTCACGAGGCTGAGAGCATCCCTGGACTGGGAGAAGATGTGTCTGGGGGCGAAAAGACTGTGCCCCTTGTGCCAGGGCttggggcagcagggctgtcccCAGAGGGCACCAGGGTGGGCATCACGCCTGGAGGGGATGCGCCCGGGGGTCCCAGCACGCTGCCATCAGGGGATGGGACACCGATGGGTATCTCCCTGCTCCCATCCACCCCCGAGCGCCGAGAGGAgcctgaggaggaggaggaggacacgGAGGACAGTGATGAGTCGGACGAGGAGCTGCGCTGCTACAACATCCAGGAGCAGAGTGAGGAGAGCGAGGAGGAGCCGGCGGCCATCCCCATTGTGGTGGCTGAGAGCCACAGTGGCAGGAACCTGCGCAGCCTGCTCAAGATGCCCAGCCTGCTCTCCGAGGCCTTCTGCGAGGACCTGGAGCGCAAGAAGAAGGCCGTGTCCTTCTACGACGATGTCACCATCTACCTCTTTGACCAG GAAAGCCCTACGCGGGAGCTGGGCGAGCAGAGCTTCCCGGACGCCCCCgagccctcagcacagcccccagcacagcccccagccgGCAGCAGCCCCACCAGCCCCGCCAGCCCCACGGAGAGGCTGAGCGCATCAGACGACTCCTCGGATGGCAACGCCTCGGAAGAGA GTGGAGGCTTTGAGTGGGACGATGACTTTCCGCTCATGCCGGTGAAGCCGTCCCTGATGTCCTCGCTGACGCCGGCAGAGCCTGACCCAGCCGTGCCCACGCTGGCGCCGGCCCCAAAACAGGTGCTGCCCCTCCAGTTCTCCCGCTTCACAGTCTCGCCTGCCCCGGTGTCCCGGTTCTCCATCACCCACGTCTCCGACTCGGACATGGACTCCGTAGGAG GCAGCAGCGAAGACGGTGACCGGGAATGA
- the AATK gene encoding serine/threonine-protein kinase LMTK1 isoform X3, translated as MLTITYLLAQAAFRSREPVGHQCQEFENAEGDDYVTEFSAQGSPAPQHGPEVYVLPLTEVSLPMAKQPGRSVQLLKSADLGRQSLLYLKEIGHGWFGKVFLGEVNSGISSTQVVVKELKASASVQDQMQFLEEAQPYRALQHTNLLQCLAQCAEVTPYLLVMEFCPLGDLKGYLRSCRGADSMAPDPLTLQRMACEVACGVLHLHRNNYIHSDLALRNCLLTADLTVKIGDYGLSHCKYKTLHTWQDDYFVTADQLWVPLRWIAPELIDEVHGNLLVVDQTKASNVWSLGVTIWELFELGSQPYDHYSDRQVLAYAIKEQQLKLPKPQLKLSLAERWYEVMQFCWLQPEQRPTAEEVHLLLSYLCAKGATEAEEEFEKRWNSMKPNGSASGSHHGTELSSFPLLEQFSADGFPSDGDDILTVMETSHGLNFEYKWEHTKTEHFQAPLGSLSPSSAARYHELYYPAASAGHLSLGVSPSCYECKQPGCPSLPPPSMVPILGAHSPSLGSEYYIRIEGPAEGGAEMDYAMCSYSPEGERGSAPCWRAQGARDDSDSSPTASLSMEPLLGHAPAGEGSWECAEYYPYTGQEQHGYAPSPGPERFLLDEEHAEPSDKDWPVPGFQRSVFADPLGVSPSLNCAYSPQHYRQPPAQGESHPDCVALELGDDSPPGAPLPAAPQQQPWASNSSSNNNIGSGSPAAREPADSWCYRRMITFRGLMAKPLGTVPPRAQPQLGGSPPGIDFRRPRQEQPQPPGSSQCRSPSPRSQAWQSRDSSASGRSQAAALAGSPDAALEAGAQPCPQDARLAEGMERSSPPCSPVPHCTAGTGPREATLMAGTTVPNPAPTGEPGIDGAQSAPEGPEASVSAEAAAESSVCPTSDAERTPDKTFSSSSFPGGDDGSDEDTAELTSGIFTDFSGDYMERADMAPAFKSLQKQVGTPDSLESLDIPSTASSCEVFSPTAFTPAGQPKAVDSGYDTENNESPEFVLKEPHEPREPEAFGQMGKPPPGLPGVDGDSPAPETRLSASFSAELHGLSEKNPYRDSAYFSDYDTEAERGPKDEEDSDGSETPEVEKEGPQPHTQDMAQAPERGEDALHPPGAPGSPLAAPSTALAAKTLDVGVSVGDWQGAEAGGPTVQEHGTEHPAPGSSPCPDGDVLGGSVPSKTFSLSPVPDGEEPEPSKGTHEAESIPGLGEDVSGGEKTVPLVPGLGAAGLSPEGTRVGITPGGDAPGGPSTLPSGDGTPMGISLLPSTPERREEPEEEEEDTEDSDESDEELRCYNIQEQSEESEEEPAAIPIVVAESHSGRNLRSLLKMPSLLSEAFCEDLERKKKAVSFYDDVTIYLFDQESPTRELGEQSFPDAPEPSAQPPAQPPAGSSPTSPASPTERLSASDDSSDGNASEESGGFEWDDDFPLMPVKPSLMSSLTPAEPDPAVPTLAPAPKQVLPLQFSRFTVSPAPVSRFSITHVSDSDMDSVGGSSEDGDRE; from the exons ATGCTCACCATCACCTACCTGCTCGCCCAGGCGGCTTTCAGGAGCCGGGAGCCGGTGGGGCATCAGTGCCAG GAGTTTGAGAACGCCGAGGGGGACGACTACGTGACGGAGTTCTCGGCCCAGGGCTCGCCCGCCCCGCAGCATGGCCCCGAGGTGTACGTCCTGCCCCTCACCGAGGTCTCGCTGCCCATGGCCAAGCAGCCGGGGCGCTCAG TGCAGCTCCTCAAGTCTGCAGACCTTGGGAGGCAGAGTCTGCTGTACCTGAAGGAGATTGGGCATGGATGGTTTGGCAAG GTGTTCCTGGGGGAGGTGAACTCTGGCATCAGCAGCACGCAGGTGGTGGTGAAGGAGCTGAAGGCCAGCGCCAGTGTGCAGGACCAGATGCAGTTCTTGGAGGAAGCACAGCCCTACAG GGCCCTCCAGCACACCaacctgctgcagtgcctggccCAGTGCGCTGAGGTCACCCCCTACCTGCTGGTGATGGAGTTCTGCCCGCTG GGTGACCTGAAGGGATACCTGCGGAGCTGCCGGGGGGCTGACTCCATGGCCCCAGACCCGCTCACTCTGCAGAGGATGGCGTGCGAGGTGGCCTGCGGCGTGCTGCACCTGCACAGGAACAACTACATCCACAG TGACCTGGCCCTGCGGAACTGCCTACTCACCGCCGACCTGACTGTCAAGATTGGGGACTACGGGCTCTCGCACTGCAAGTACAAA ACCCTGCATACTTGGCAGGACGACTACTTTGTGACGGCCGACCAGCTGTGGGTGCCGCTGCGCTGGATTGCGCCTGAGCTCATCGACGAGGTGCACGGCAACCTGCTCGTCGTGGACCAGACCAAGGCCAGCAACGTCTG GTCACTGGGCGTCACCATCTGGGAGCTGTTTGAGCTGGGCAGCCAGCCCTACGACCACTACTCCGACCGGCAGGTGCTTGCCTACGCCatcaaggagcagcagctgaagctgcCCAAGCCCCAGCTGAAGCTGTCGCTGGCGGAGCGCTG GTATGAAGTGATGCagttctgctggctgcagcccgAGCAGCGCCCGACAGCCGAGGAGGTGCATCTGCTGCTCTCCTACCTCTGCGCCAAGGGTGCGACGGAGGCGGAGGAGGAGTTTGAGAAGCGCTGGAACTCCATGAAGCCCAACGGCAGCGCCAGCGGCAGCCACCACGGCACCgagctctcctccttccctctgctggagCAATTCTCAGCCGACGGCTTCCCCTCGGACGGGGACGACATCCTCACCGTGATGGAGACCAGCCACGGCCTCAACTTTGAGTACAAGTGGGAGCACACCAAGACTGAGCACTTCCAGGCACCGCTGGGCTCCCTCAGCCCGAGCAGCGCCGCCCGTTACCATGAACTCTATTACCCGGCGGCATCCGCGGGGCATCTGAGCCTGGGGGTCTCACCCTCCTGCTATGAGTGCAAGCAGCCGGGCTGCCCCAGCCTGCCGCCACCCAGCATGGTGCCCATCCTGGGCGCGCACAGCCCCTCGCTCGGCAGTGAGTACTACATCCGCATCGAGGGCCCGGCCGAGGGCGGCGCTGAGATGGACTACGCCATGTGCTCCTACAGCCCCGAGGGCGAGCGTGGCTCTGCGCcctgctggagagcacagggcGCGCGGGATGACTCGGACAGCAGCCCCACCGCGTCGCTGAGCATGGAGCCGCTGCTGGGCCACGCGCCAGCAGGTGAGGGCTCGTGGGAGTGCGCCGAGTACTACCCCTACACggggcaggagcagcacggCTACGCGCCGTCCCCCGGCCCCGAGCGGTTCCTGCTGGACGAGGAGCACGCTGAGCCCAGTGACAAGGACTGGCCCGTGCCCGGCTTCCAGCGCAGCGTCTTTGCCGACCCGCTGGGCGTCTCGCCTTCACTGAACTGCGCCTACAGCccccagcactacaggcagccGCCAGCACAGGGTGAATCCCATCCGGACTGCGTGGCGCTGGAGCTGGGTGACGACAGCCCCCCTGGGGctcccctcccagcagccccccagcagcagccctgggcctCCAACAGCTCCTCCAACAACAACATTGGCAGTGGCAGCCCGGCCGCCCGCGAGCCCGCCGACAGCTGGTGCTACCGCCGCATGATCACCTTCCGCGGGCTGATGGCCAAGCCGCTGGGCACCGTGCCGCCGCGCGCCCAGCCCCAGCTCGGGGGGTCCCCGCCGGGCATCGATTTCCGCCGCCCGcggcaggagcagccccagccccccGGCTCCTCCCAGTGCCGCTCGCCCTCCCCGCGGAGCCAGGCCTGGCAGAGCCGTGACTCATCAGCCTCCGGCCGCTCGCAGGCAGCAGCGCTGGCTGGCAGCCCTGACGCGGCCCTGGAAGCCGGAGCGCAGCCGTGCCCACAGGATGCCCGCCTGGCTGAGGGCATGGAGCGGagcagccctccctgcagccctgtgccccactGCACAGCTGGGACGGGCCCCAGGGAAGCCACCCTTATGGCCGGCACCACCGTGCCAAACCCTGCTCCCACCGGGGAGCCTGGCATAGACGGTGCCCAGTCTGCGCCGGAGGGCCCCGAGGCATCGGTGTCTGCAGAGGCGGCCGCCGAGAGCAGCGTGTGCCCCACCAGCGACGCAGAACGCACCCCGGACAAAaccttctccagcagcagcttccctgGTGGAGATGATGGCAGCGATGAGGACACGGCAGAGCTGACTTCGGGCATCTTCACTGACTTCTCCGGGGACTACATGGAGCGGGCGGACATGGCGCCAGCATTCAAGTCCTTGCAGAAGCAGGTGGGGACGCCGGACTCCCTGGAGTCGCTGGACATCCCCTCCACCGCCAGCTCCTGCGAGGTGTTCAGCCCCACCGCCTTCACGCCCGCCGGGCAGCCCAAGGCTGTGGACAGCGGCTATGACACAGAGAACAATGAGTCCCCTGAGTTTGTCCTCAAGGAGCCCCACGAGCCCCGCGAGCCCGAGGCCTTTGGCCAGATGGGGAAGCCACCCCCGGGGCTGCCGGGGGTGGATGGGGACAGCCCAGCCCCCGAAACGCGGCTCTCGGCATCGttcagtgctgagctgcacGGCCTCTCCGAGAAGAACCCCTACCGTGACTCTGCCTACTTCTCCGACTACGACACCGAGGCTGAGCGTGGCCCCAAGGACGAGGAGGACAGCGATGGCTCTGAGACCCCGGAGGTGGAGAAGGAGGGACCCCAGCCCCATACGCAGGACATGGCACAAGCTCCTGAGCGGGGGGAGGACGCACTGCACCCCCCGGGAGCACCTGGCAGTCCCCTGGCAGCCCCTAGCACAGCGCTGGCAGCCAAAACGTTGGACGTGGGGGTCTCTGTGGGGGactggcagggagcagaggctggTGGTCCCACAGTGCAGGAGCATGGCACTGAGCACCCAGCACCAGGCAGCTCCCCATGCCCCGATGGTGATGTGCTGGGGGGCTCTGTGCCAAGCAAGACTTTCTCCTTGTCCCCGGTGCCAGATGGTGAGGAGCCAGAGCCGAGCAAAGGGACTCACGAGGCTGAGAGCATCCCTGGACTGGGAGAAGATGTGTCTGGGGGCGAAAAGACTGTGCCCCTTGTGCCAGGGCttggggcagcagggctgtcccCAGAGGGCACCAGGGTGGGCATCACGCCTGGAGGGGATGCGCCCGGGGGTCCCAGCACGCTGCCATCAGGGGATGGGACACCGATGGGTATCTCCCTGCTCCCATCCACCCCCGAGCGCCGAGAGGAgcctgaggaggaggaggaggacacgGAGGACAGTGATGAGTCGGACGAGGAGCTGCGCTGCTACAACATCCAGGAGCAGAGTGAGGAGAGCGAGGAGGAGCCGGCGGCCATCCCCATTGTGGTGGCTGAGAGCCACAGTGGCAGGAACCTGCGCAGCCTGCTCAAGATGCCCAGCCTGCTCTCCGAGGCCTTCTGCGAGGACCTGGAGCGCAAGAAGAAGGCCGTGTCCTTCTACGACGATGTCACCATCTACCTCTTTGACCAG GAAAGCCCTACGCGGGAGCTGGGCGAGCAGAGCTTCCCGGACGCCCCCgagccctcagcacagcccccagcacagcccccagccgGCAGCAGCCCCACCAGCCCCGCCAGCCCCACGGAGAGGCTGAGCGCATCAGACGACTCCTCGGATGGCAACGCCTCGGAAGAGA GTGGAGGCTTTGAGTGGGACGATGACTTTCCGCTCATGCCGGTGAAGCCGTCCCTGATGTCCTCGCTGACGCCGGCAGAGCCTGACCCAGCCGTGCCCACGCTGGCGCCGGCCCCAAAACAGGTGCTGCCCCTCCAGTTCTCCCGCTTCACAGTCTCGCCTGCCCCGGTGTCCCGGTTCTCCATCACCCACGTCTCCGACTCGGACATGGACTCCGTAGGAG GCAGCAGCGAAGACGGTGACCGGGAATGA